One stretch of Jiangella gansuensis DSM 44835 DNA includes these proteins:
- a CDS encoding glycerate kinase, with amino-acid sequence MRILVAPDKFAGTLTAVEAADAIAEGWRRSAPADDVVTVPMADGGPGFVDVLHSCLGGELLAATVHGPLDEPAPATFLLVNGTAYIESAQACGLALLPVGPDGRLPEPGAAERASTYGVGELVGHAVDAGATRVVVGLGGSGTNDGGAGLLAALGAVASPDGALTGGPRALAQLTELDLEPARQRTAGVELVAATDVDNPLLGLRGATNLFGPQKGIVADDDRLAADAALTRYAELADRRVADHKGAGAAGGLGYALLLLGGRRELGFSTVADAVGLPRLVADADLVITGEGKLDWQSMSGKVVSGLAGLAGPALRPCIAMAGAVQVGNRELRANGIEAAYAMVDIVGTEESFGRPRESLAAVAERVARTWSR; translated from the coding sequence ATGCGGATTCTGGTTGCCCCCGACAAGTTCGCCGGAACTCTCACCGCGGTCGAGGCCGCCGACGCCATCGCCGAAGGGTGGCGACGCAGCGCCCCGGCCGACGACGTCGTCACGGTCCCGATGGCCGATGGCGGGCCCGGTTTCGTCGATGTCCTGCACTCGTGCCTGGGCGGTGAACTGCTGGCCGCGACCGTCCACGGGCCTCTCGATGAGCCGGCGCCGGCGACGTTCCTGCTGGTGAACGGCACCGCATACATCGAGTCGGCGCAGGCGTGCGGGCTGGCGCTGCTGCCGGTCGGGCCGGACGGCCGGCTGCCCGAGCCCGGCGCGGCCGAGCGTGCCAGCACCTACGGCGTCGGCGAGCTCGTCGGGCACGCCGTCGACGCCGGCGCCACGCGCGTCGTCGTCGGTCTCGGCGGCTCCGGCACCAACGACGGCGGCGCCGGCCTGCTTGCGGCGCTGGGTGCGGTCGCGTCGCCGGACGGCGCACTCACCGGCGGCCCGCGGGCGTTGGCGCAGCTGACCGAACTCGACCTCGAACCGGCACGGCAGCGCACCGCCGGCGTGGAACTGGTGGCCGCCACCGACGTGGACAACCCGCTGCTCGGGCTGCGCGGCGCCACCAACTTGTTCGGACCGCAGAAGGGCATCGTCGCCGATGACGACCGTCTCGCCGCCGACGCGGCCCTGACCCGCTACGCCGAACTGGCCGACCGCCGCGTCGCCGACCACAAGGGCGCCGGGGCGGCCGGCGGGCTCGGCTACGCCCTGCTGTTGCTCGGCGGGCGGCGCGAGCTGGGATTCAGCACCGTCGCGGATGCCGTCGGACTGCCGCGCCTGGTCGCGGATGCCGACCTCGTCATCACGGGGGAGGGGAAGCTGGACTGGCAGTCCATGAGCGGCAAGGTCGTCTCCGGGCTGGCCGGGCTCGCCGGTCCCGCCCTGCGCCCGTGCATCGCCATGGCCGGCGCCGTGCAGGTGGGCAACCGCGAACTGCGCGCCAACGGTATCGAGGCCGCGTATGCGATGGTGGACATCGTGGGCACCGAGGAGTCCTTCGGCCGCCCGCGCGAGAGCCTCGCCGCCGTCGCCGAGCGGGTGGCCCGGACGTGGAGCCGCTGA
- a CDS encoding HesB/IscA family protein — protein sequence MTVQDQVTDGVVLTEGAASKVKALLDQEGRDDLQLRIAVQPGGCSGLRYQLFFDERSLDGDVVKGFGGVNVVVDRMSAPYLGGATIDFVDTIEKQGFTIDNPNAGGSCACGDSFH from the coding sequence ATGACGGTTCAGGACCAGGTCACCGACGGTGTCGTGCTGACGGAAGGCGCGGCCTCGAAGGTGAAGGCGCTGCTCGACCAGGAGGGCCGCGACGACCTGCAGCTGCGCATCGCCGTTCAGCCGGGTGGCTGTTCCGGCCTTCGCTACCAGCTCTTCTTCGACGAGCGGTCCCTCGACGGCGACGTCGTCAAGGGCTTCGGTGGCGTGAACGTCGTGGTCGACCGGATGAGCGCGCCTTACCTCGGCGGCGCCACCATCGACTTCGTCGACACCATCGAGAAGCAGGGCTTCACCATCGACAACCCGAACGCCGGCGGTTCGTGCGCCTGCGGCGATTCGTTCCACTGA
- a CDS encoding GNAT family N-acetyltransferase has protein sequence MRIRPMRPDDVEAAERLTALAFETERAADHRRRWCRQIAHVIDTDPGGCWVADDDGGTDVVGVAVSMRRDLLWLLSTYAVHPGQQGRGIGQALLDAAIGYGAGCLRGMLTSRPHYGALRRYRRAGFSLHPTMCLHGTVDRSALPVVDGVRAGTAADLDLVDSVDRRVRGATHRPDNALQMEFGTLLVCDVLTGSGYAYLMPWGVAPLAATNRAVAQRLLWAALARVEPGRPIDVRNLTSGQEWAIDVGLAAGLRLGQDAYLALRHMRPPEPYIPSVSFG, from the coding sequence ATGCGGATCCGCCCGATGCGACCGGACGACGTCGAGGCCGCCGAACGGCTCACCGCGCTCGCCTTCGAGACCGAACGGGCCGCGGACCACCGCCGTCGCTGGTGCCGGCAGATCGCGCACGTCATCGACACCGACCCGGGCGGATGCTGGGTGGCCGACGACGACGGCGGCACGGATGTCGTCGGCGTCGCCGTCTCCATGCGTCGCGACCTGCTCTGGCTGCTCAGCACGTACGCCGTCCACCCCGGTCAGCAGGGCCGCGGCATCGGTCAGGCACTGCTGGACGCCGCGATCGGCTACGGGGCCGGCTGCCTGCGCGGCATGCTGACCTCGCGGCCGCATTACGGCGCGCTGCGCCGCTACCGCCGGGCCGGCTTCTCACTACACCCGACCATGTGCCTGCACGGAACCGTCGACCGGTCCGCGCTGCCGGTCGTCGACGGTGTCCGCGCGGGCACCGCCGCCGATCTGGACCTCGTCGACTCCGTCGACCGGCGGGTCCGCGGCGCCACCCACCGTCCCGACAACGCGCTGCAGATGGAGTTCGGGACACTGCTGGTGTGCGACGTGCTGACCGGCAGCGGCTACGCCTACCTGATGCCGTGGGGCGTCGCGCCGCTGGCGGCCACCAACCGCGCGGTGGCGCAGCGGCTGCTGTGGGCCGCGCTCGCCCGGGTGGAGCCGGGCCGGCCGATCGACGTGCGCAATCTCACATCGGGCCAGGAGTGGGCCATCGACGTCGGTCTCGCCGCTGGTCTCCGCCTCGGACAGGACGCCTACCTGGCGCTGCGCCACATGCGGCCGCCGGAACCGTACATTCCGTCCGTCTCGTTCGGTTAA
- a CDS encoding sulfurtransferase TusA family protein, giving the protein MRCPLPIIELARRIGDVEVGALVAVVADDPAAASDVPAWCRMRGHDYAGPGDDVEGAPSYLVRRRR; this is encoded by the coding sequence ATGCGCTGCCCGCTGCCCATCATCGAGCTGGCCCGCCGCATCGGAGACGTCGAGGTGGGCGCGCTGGTGGCGGTGGTGGCCGACGACCCCGCCGCCGCGTCCGACGTCCCGGCGTGGTGCCGGATGCGCGGGCACGATTACGCCGGCCCCGGCGACGACGTCGAGGGCGCACCGTCGTACCTGGTACGCCGCCGCCGCTGA